From the Myxococcales bacterium genome, one window contains:
- a CDS encoding sigma-70 family RNA polymerase sigma factor has product MDVDRDLLERWRGGDQAAGRDLFARYFDPLFRFFGNKCGEPDEMVQATFFAMVKARDQFAGRSSFRTYLFTIARNELYRHLRTLKREREFDPELSSIAQIATSAGGKLARNEDHRRLCAALRSLTVEQQTLLELHYWEGLDAAALAEVFDAGVQAIRQRLSRARAALRDAMAAANAAPPHALATVDDLDTWARALA; this is encoded by the coding sequence ATGGACGTCGATCGCGACCTGCTCGAGCGCTGGCGCGGTGGCGACCAGGCCGCCGGCCGCGATCTGTTCGCGCGCTACTTCGATCCGCTGTTCCGGTTCTTCGGCAACAAGTGCGGCGAGCCCGACGAGATGGTCCAGGCGACGTTCTTCGCGATGGTCAAGGCCCGCGATCAGTTCGCCGGGCGCTCGAGCTTCCGCACCTACCTGTTCACGATCGCGCGCAACGAGCTGTACCGGCACCTGCGCACGCTCAAGCGCGAGCGCGAGTTCGATCCCGAGCTGTCGTCGATCGCCCAGATCGCGACCAGCGCCGGTGGCAAGCTCGCCCGCAACGAGGATCACCGCCGCCTGTGCGCCGCGCTCCGCTCGCTCACGGTCGAGCAGCAGACCCTGCTCGAGCTGCACTACTGGGAGGGCCTCGACGCCGCCGCCCTGGCCGAGGTGTTCGACGCCGGGGTCCAGGCCATCCGCCAGCGCCTGTCGCGAGCCCGCGCCGCGCTGCGGGACGCCATGGCCGCCGCCAACGCCGCGCCACCCCACGCCCTGGCCACGGTCGACGACCTCGACACCTGGGCCCGGGCGCTGGCGTAG
- a CDS encoding DUF1028 domain-containing protein: protein MRALAVVLVAVLGCSKSAPPPPPPPPPQPVAPAAPAACLRDVGQVQPARGAPSEPLRPTHTFSIVARDPVTGDLGVAVQSHWFAVGAGVTWAASGVGAIATQSFAEPAYGRKGLERMTAGASAPDALAALLAEDAKRDVRQVAFVDAQGQVAAHTGAANIPFAGHHLGAGYSVQANLMANDKVVPAMAKAYEGATGDLAARMLAALAAAQDAGGDVRGCQSAAMLIVKGTPSAEPSHDTLVDLRVDDAADPIAELTRLLALQRVYDHMNAGDLAVEHGDVAGARDHYGAAAAAAPGLAEVRYWQAVGLASAGDLDGSLPIFRTLFAEDRRWIEVTRRIQPAVVPATPAGDALIEKILAVAPSPK from the coding sequence ATGCGCGCGCTCGCCGTCGTCCTCGTCGCGGTCCTCGGCTGCAGCAAGTCGGCGCCGCCGCCGCCGCCGCCGCCGCCGCCGCAACCGGTCGCGCCCGCCGCGCCGGCCGCGTGCCTGCGCGACGTCGGCCAGGTCCAGCCCGCGCGCGGCGCCCCGAGCGAGCCGCTGCGCCCGACCCACACGTTCTCGATCGTCGCGCGCGATCCGGTCACCGGCGATCTCGGCGTCGCGGTGCAGTCGCACTGGTTCGCGGTCGGCGCCGGCGTCACCTGGGCCGCGTCGGGCGTCGGCGCGATCGCGACGCAGTCGTTCGCCGAGCCCGCCTACGGCCGCAAGGGCCTCGAGCGCATGACCGCCGGCGCCAGCGCGCCCGACGCGCTGGCCGCGCTCCTGGCCGAGGACGCCAAGCGCGACGTCCGCCAGGTCGCGTTCGTCGACGCCCAGGGCCAGGTCGCCGCGCACACCGGCGCCGCCAACATCCCGTTCGCCGGCCATCACCTCGGCGCCGGCTACTCGGTCCAGGCCAACCTGATGGCCAACGACAAGGTCGTGCCGGCGATGGCCAAGGCCTACGAGGGCGCCACCGGCGATCTGGCCGCGCGCATGCTCGCGGCCCTGGCCGCGGCCCAGGACGCCGGCGGCGACGTCCGCGGCTGCCAGTCGGCGGCGATGCTGATCGTCAAGGGCACGCCCTCGGCCGAGCCGTCCCACGACACGCTGGTCGACCTGCGCGTCGACGACGCCGCCGATCCGATCGCCGAGCTGACCCGGCTGCTGGCCCTGCAGCGGGTCTACGACCACATGAACGCCGGCGACCTCGCGGTCGAGCACGGCGACGTCGCCGGCGCGCGCGATCACTACGGCGCCGCCGCGGCCGCCGCGCCCGGCCTGGCCGAGGTCCGCTACTGGCAGGCGGTCGGCCTGGCCAGCGCCGGCGATCTCGACGGCAGCCTGCCGATCTTTCGCACGCTGTTCGCCGAGGACCGCCGCTGGATCGAGGTCACCCGCCGCATCCAGCCGGCGGTGGTCCCGGCGACGCCCGCCGGCGACGCGTTGATCGAGAAGATCCTCGCGGTCGCGCCGTCTCCAAAGTGA
- a CDS encoding substrate-binding domain-containing protein, translated as MKQKWIIVVVFVAFAALLVVLVSGKKKSSSPPGAGSGTGTAAGTAAPPQGGVTKIEFMYSSEKKDWVEATVAAFEQANPDVDVVPVSKGSLEAAAAILDGSAKPVLWSPADSLIVNLLATDWQTKYGKRPFPADGEAGPQQLLLSPLVFAVWEDRAKVLMAASGDDGLSWKAIHKAVSSPKGWAAIGGKPAWGFVKLGHTDPNKSNSGLQALLLMTLEYYTKTSGLTVDELLDEKYQTWVKEIERGVPMFEASTGTFMTDMVRFGPSKYDIAVVYESLAISQLENAQGRWGNLHIYYPPVTLWSDHPIVLLGGDAVTPAQAKAGRRLIDYLRGRDAQSRALGFGFRPADTSMPIKTADGANPFTRLAPYGLALELPAATTPPDGAVIRNLLMMWTRVARPQ; from the coding sequence GTGAAGCAGAAGTGGATCATCGTCGTCGTGTTCGTCGCGTTCGCGGCCCTCCTGGTCGTGCTCGTGAGCGGCAAGAAGAAGTCGTCGTCACCGCCCGGCGCTGGCTCCGGCACCGGCACGGCCGCCGGCACCGCCGCGCCGCCGCAGGGCGGGGTGACCAAGATCGAGTTCATGTACTCGAGCGAGAAGAAGGACTGGGTCGAGGCCACGGTCGCGGCGTTCGAGCAGGCCAACCCCGACGTCGACGTCGTGCCGGTCAGCAAGGGCTCGCTCGAGGCCGCCGCCGCGATCCTCGACGGCAGCGCCAAGCCGGTGCTGTGGAGCCCGGCCGACTCGCTGATCGTCAACCTGCTCGCCACCGACTGGCAGACCAAGTACGGCAAGCGGCCGTTCCCGGCCGATGGCGAGGCCGGGCCCCAGCAGCTCTTGCTGTCGCCGCTGGTGTTCGCGGTGTGGGAGGACCGGGCCAAGGTGCTGATGGCCGCGTCGGGCGACGACGGCCTGAGCTGGAAGGCGATCCACAAGGCCGTGTCCTCGCCCAAGGGCTGGGCGGCGATCGGCGGCAAGCCGGCCTGGGGCTTCGTCAAGCTCGGCCACACCGATCCCAACAAGTCCAACTCGGGCCTGCAGGCGCTGTTGCTGATGACGCTCGAGTACTACACCAAGACCAGCGGCCTCACCGTCGACGAGCTGCTCGACGAGAAGTACCAGACCTGGGTCAAGGAGATCGAGCGCGGCGTGCCGATGTTCGAGGCCTCGACCGGCACGTTCATGACCGACATGGTCCGGTTCGGCCCGTCGAAGTACGACATCGCGGTGGTCTACGAGAGCCTGGCGATCTCGCAGCTCGAGAACGCCCAGGGCCGCTGGGGCAACCTGCACATCTACTACCCGCCGGTGACGCTGTGGAGCGATCACCCGATCGTGCTGCTCGGCGGCGACGCGGTCACGCCGGCCCAGGCCAAGGCCGGGCGCCGGCTGATCGACTACCTGCGCGGCCGCGACGCCCAGAGCCGCGCGCTCGGGTTCGGCTTCCGGCCGGCCGACACGTCGATGCCGATCAAGACCGCCGACGGCGCCAACCCGTTCACGCGCCTGGCCCCGTACGGGCTCGCGCTCGAGCTGCCGGCCGCGACCACGCCGCCCGACGGCGCGGTCATCCGCAACCTGCTGATGATGTGGACGCGGGTCGCGCGGCCGCAGTGA
- a CDS encoding VWA domain-containing protein: protein MVERGPTYLSAAVLYENLVIEANSKDPAPAPPLVAIYPVEGTFWSDHPYAILDADWVGAPEREAATAFLAYVKARPAQDRALALGFRPADPAVAIAAPIDRAHGADPTQPQTLLQVPDGATLERLVGLWRANKKASEVTLVFDKSGSMEGQPLAEAKAGARAFLATLDDRDHVTLVFFDDKVYPPVGPVELGRSRAMLEQRLDGAIAAGGTALYDAVSAAHTGLRAALAKNPHRIHALVVMTDGVDESSRKTLDQLTKQVTVEGERAVSVFTIAYGAEANAGVLGQLAEKSRGTFSRGSLADIRQVFRDIGTFF from the coding sequence ATGGTCGAGCGCGGCCCGACGTACCTGTCGGCGGCGGTGCTGTACGAGAACCTGGTGATCGAGGCCAACAGCAAGGACCCGGCGCCGGCGCCGCCGCTGGTCGCGATCTACCCGGTCGAGGGCACGTTCTGGTCGGATCACCCGTACGCGATCCTCGACGCCGACTGGGTCGGCGCGCCCGAGCGCGAGGCCGCGACCGCGTTCCTCGCGTACGTCAAGGCGCGCCCGGCCCAGGACCGCGCGCTGGCGCTGGGGTTCCGGCCGGCCGATCCCGCGGTGGCGATCGCGGCGCCGATCGATCGCGCGCACGGCGCCGATCCGACGCAGCCCCAGACGCTCCTGCAGGTGCCCGACGGCGCCACGCTCGAGCGCCTGGTCGGGCTGTGGCGCGCCAACAAGAAGGCCAGCGAGGTGACGCTGGTGTTCGACAAGTCCGGCAGCATGGAGGGCCAGCCGCTGGCCGAGGCCAAGGCCGGCGCGCGCGCGTTCCTGGCCACGCTCGACGACCGCGATCACGTGACGCTGGTGTTCTTCGACGACAAGGTCTACCCGCCGGTCGGCCCGGTCGAGCTGGGCCGGTCGCGCGCGATGCTCGAGCAGCGCCTCGACGGCGCGATCGCCGCCGGCGGCACCGCGCTCTACGACGCGGTCAGCGCCGCCCACACCGGCCTGCGCGCGGCGCTGGCCAAGAACCCGCACCGGATCCACGCGCTCGTGGTCATGACCGACGGCGTCGACGAGAGCTCGCGCAAGACCCTCGACCAGCTCACCAAACAGGTCACCGTCGAGGGCGAGCGCGCGGTCAGCGTGTTCACGATCGCCTACGGCGCCGAGGCCAACGCCGGCGTGCTCGGTCAGCTGGCCGAGAAGTCGCGGGGCACGTTCTCGCGCGGTAGCCTGGCCGACATCCGCCAGGTGTTCCGCGACATCGGCACCTTCTTCTGA
- a CDS encoding YkgJ family cysteine cluster protein, producing the protein MDELDELRAELRRAMAISERAEQTAAELGYVVETLLEILRARGQLGEGHLRMLTRLRQHARLITEPQIRLESAPDKYGMAGAEIDCASRMHLCHGRCCAYDISLSEQDLVEGKLAWRLEQPYVLPHGDHGSCAYQDRTDGGCQCYAHRPAQCRQYDCREDANIWVDFEAGIAAPLRPGLVPLRRKPTAP; encoded by the coding sequence ATGGACGAGCTCGACGAGCTGCGCGCCGAGCTGCGGCGCGCGATGGCGATCAGCGAGCGCGCCGAGCAGACCGCCGCCGAGCTCGGCTACGTGGTCGAGACGCTGCTCGAGATCCTGCGCGCGCGGGGCCAGCTCGGCGAGGGCCACCTGCGCATGCTCACGCGCCTGCGCCAGCACGCGCGGCTGATCACCGAGCCGCAGATCCGGCTCGAGTCCGCGCCCGACAAGTACGGGATGGCGGGCGCCGAGATCGACTGCGCCAGCCGCATGCACCTGTGCCACGGCCGGTGCTGCGCGTACGACATCAGCCTGTCGGAGCAGGATCTGGTCGAGGGCAAGCTGGCGTGGCGGCTCGAGCAGCCCTACGTCCTGCCGCACGGCGACCACGGCTCGTGCGCGTACCAGGATCGCACCGACGGCGGTTGCCAGTGCTACGCGCACCGCCCGGCCCAGTGCCGACAGTACGACTGCCGCGAGGACGCCAACATCTGGGTCGACTTCGAGGCCGGCATCGCCGCGCCGCTGCGCCCCGGGCTGGTGCCGCTCCGGCGCAAGCCGACCGCGCCGTGA
- a CDS encoding CocE/NonD family hydrolase, protein MRLLVRSFISGALLAAVAVVAACGDDEVPPFDVRPSVQQLHVTHAPPATELAVFDRAGAQVAVGTTDELGSLMFRGLAPGDGYVIKTTTAMPALKTRSFEVMSVESSKVEPRFYSDQALTKGYQYIRTRDGTTLSAYITFPAGDPPYPTVVSYSGYEPSKPGEPIGDGSLAGLCDGIPSICDAPNDPSALIASFFGYATVNVNIRGTGCSGGAFDFFETMQLLDGYDVIETVGAQPWVMNNKVGMVGLSYPGITQLFVAQTQPPHLAAIAPLSVIGAANTTMLPGGILNDGFATAWITNVISKAKPYGQGWEQSQVDKGDTVCAENQLLHGQYIDNVEQARQISYYVPAEHDRFNLATFVDKINVPVFLASAWQDEQTGPYFFTMLDKFTSSPALRMTVYNGVHIDAFQPAVLQEWGTFLELFVAKRVPIDLPVSRAIAPQLYETVFGVNDMRIDASRFVNAASYDAAVSEWMAEPPLRALFESGAGGLTIGEPVPTFEQSFARWPAPGTTPLRLYAHPDGALLPATPTALAAPFTFKLDPDAGRVSILAPGGDVWDVLPDYRWPQPAAGSAVVFDSAPLAADTVMYGTASVDLWLRSPVDDADLEVNLTEIRPDGQEMYIQSGWIRASLRGSGPGATELDPAPAFTQALAAPLVPGAWTQVRVGTAGIQHAVRAGSRLRVTVDTPGGSRAEWFFLNKPFSGDVVYEIGHDGDHPSSVVLPVVPGVSIPSPLPPCPSLRGQQCRTFAPYANTESL, encoded by the coding sequence ATGCGACTTCTCGTGCGATCGTTCATCTCCGGCGCCCTGCTGGCCGCCGTCGCTGTGGTGGCCGCCTGCGGCGACGACGAGGTCCCGCCGTTCGACGTGCGGCCCTCGGTCCAGCAGCTCCACGTCACGCACGCGCCGCCGGCCACCGAGCTGGCGGTGTTCGACCGCGCCGGCGCCCAGGTCGCCGTCGGCACGACCGACGAGCTCGGCAGCCTGATGTTCCGCGGCCTGGCCCCCGGCGACGGCTACGTCATCAAGACCACCACCGCGATGCCCGCCCTCAAGACCCGCTCGTTCGAGGTCATGTCGGTCGAGTCGAGCAAGGTCGAGCCGCGCTTCTACAGCGACCAGGCGCTGACCAAGGGCTACCAGTACATCCGCACCCGCGACGGCACGACGCTGTCGGCGTACATCACGTTCCCGGCCGGCGACCCGCCGTACCCGACGGTGGTCAGCTACTCCGGCTACGAGCCGTCGAAGCCCGGCGAGCCGATCGGCGACGGCTCGCTGGCGGGCCTGTGCGACGGCATCCCGTCGATCTGCGACGCGCCCAACGATCCGTCGGCGCTGATCGCGTCGTTCTTCGGCTACGCCACGGTCAACGTCAACATCCGCGGCACCGGCTGCTCGGGCGGCGCGTTCGACTTCTTCGAGACGATGCAGCTGCTCGACGGCTACGACGTGATCGAGACCGTCGGCGCCCAGCCGTGGGTGATGAACAACAAGGTCGGCATGGTCGGCCTGTCGTACCCGGGCATCACGCAGCTGTTCGTGGCCCAGACCCAGCCGCCGCACCTGGCGGCGATCGCGCCGCTGTCGGTGATCGGCGCCGCCAACACCACGATGCTGCCCGGCGGCATCCTCAACGATGGCTTCGCGACCGCGTGGATCACCAACGTGATCTCGAAGGCCAAGCCCTACGGCCAGGGCTGGGAGCAGAGCCAGGTCGACAAGGGCGACACGGTGTGCGCCGAGAACCAGCTCCTGCACGGCCAGTACATCGACAACGTCGAGCAGGCGCGCCAGATCAGCTACTACGTGCCCGCCGAGCACGACCGCTTCAACCTCGCGACCTTCGTCGACAAGATCAACGTGCCGGTGTTCCTCGCCAGCGCCTGGCAGGACGAGCAGACCGGCCCGTACTTCTTCACGATGCTCGACAAGTTCACGAGCTCGCCGGCGCTGCGCATGACCGTCTACAACGGCGTCCACATCGACGCGTTCCAGCCGGCGGTGCTCCAGGAGTGGGGCACGTTCCTCGAGCTGTTCGTGGCCAAGCGGGTCCCGATCGATCTGCCGGTGTCGCGGGCGATCGCGCCGCAGCTCTACGAGACGGTGTTCGGCGTCAACGACATGCGGATCGACGCGAGCCGGTTCGTCAACGCGGCCAGCTACGACGCCGCGGTCAGCGAGTGGATGGCCGAGCCGCCGCTGCGGGCGCTGTTCGAGAGCGGCGCCGGCGGCCTGACGATCGGCGAGCCGGTGCCGACCTTCGAGCAGTCGTTCGCGCGCTGGCCGGCGCCGGGCACCACGCCGCTGCGCCTGTACGCGCACCCCGACGGCGCGCTCCTGCCGGCGACGCCGACGGCGCTGGCCGCCCCGTTCACCTTCAAGCTCGACCCGGACGCGGGCCGCGTCAGCATCCTGGCGCCGGGCGGCGACGTCTGGGACGTGCTCCCCGACTACCGGTGGCCGCAGCCGGCCGCGGGCTCGGCGGTGGTGTTCGACAGCGCGCCGCTGGCCGCCGACACGGTCATGTACGGCACCGCGTCGGTCGACCTGTGGCTGCGGTCGCCGGTCGACGACGCCGACCTCGAGGTCAACCTCACCGAGATCCGGCCCGACGGCCAGGAGATGTACATCCAGTCGGGCTGGATCCGGGCCAGCCTCCGCGGCAGCGGCCCCGGCGCGACCGAGCTGGATCCGGCGCCGGCGTTCACGCAGGCCCTGGCGGCGCCGCTGGTGCCGGGCGCGTGGACCCAGGTGCGGGTCGGCACCGCCGGCATCCAGCACGCGGTCCGCGCCGGCTCGCGCCTGCGCGTGACCGTCGACACCCCCGGCGGCAGCCGCGCCGAGTGGTTCTTCCTCAACAAGCCGTTCAGCGGCGACGTGGTCTACGAGATCGGCCACGACGGCGACCACCCGTCGAGCGTGGTGCTGCCGGTGGTGCCGGGCGTGAGCATCCCCAGCCCGCTGCCGCCGTGTCCGTCGCTGCGCGGCCAGCAGTGCCGCACGTTCGCGCCGTACGCCAACACCGAGTCGCTGTAG
- the lspA gene encoding signal peptidase II, whose product MRPRPWSRLVVLALALLVGCDHATKLGAEHALRDGGPRPVMTGIDLAYHQNHGVAFNLERVLPASGRTAVILVAGLAALGFLGAALWRRRGATSLAVAGYVLVLAGALGNLIDRLARGYVVDFIHVHRWPVWNVADAWVVLGVAALLVASLRERPPAAPTAPA is encoded by the coding sequence ATGCGCCCGCGTCCCTGGTCCCGGCTCGTCGTCCTGGCGCTGGCGCTGCTGGTCGGGTGCGATCACGCCACCAAGCTCGGCGCCGAGCACGCGCTGCGCGACGGCGGACCGCGCCCGGTGATGACCGGGATCGATCTCGCGTACCACCAGAACCACGGCGTCGCGTTCAACCTCGAGCGCGTGCTGCCGGCGAGCGGCCGCACCGCGGTGATCCTGGTGGCCGGCCTGGCGGCGCTGGGCTTCCTCGGCGCGGCGCTGTGGCGGCGGCGCGGCGCGACGTCGCTGGCGGTCGCCGGCTACGTGCTGGTGCTGGCCGGCGCGCTCGGCAACCTGATCGATCGCCTCGCGCGCGGCTACGTCGTCGACTTCATCCACGTCCACCGCTGGCCAGTCTGGAACGTCGCCGACGCCTGGGTCGTGCTCGGCGTGGCCGCGCTGCTCGTCGCCAGCCTGCGCGAGCGGCCGCCGGCCGCGCCGACCGCGCCCGCGTGA
- the pth2 gene encoding aminoacyl-tRNA hydrolase yields the protein MDAKQVIVMRKDLNMRKGKMIAQGAHASLKVLLDRGALAGDGFAFTVTPAMAAWLGGRFTKVCVGVASEQELEDVAARAQAAGLPCAVIVDAGVTEFKGVPTRTCLAIGPAWADEVDAITGALPLL from the coding sequence ATGGACGCCAAGCAGGTCATCGTGATGCGCAAGGACCTGAACATGCGCAAGGGCAAGATGATCGCCCAGGGGGCGCACGCGTCGCTCAAGGTGCTGCTCGACCGCGGCGCGCTCGCCGGCGATGGCTTCGCCTTCACGGTGACGCCGGCGATGGCGGCGTGGCTGGGCGGGCGCTTCACCAAGGTGTGCGTCGGCGTGGCCTCGGAGCAGGAGCTCGAGGACGTGGCCGCGCGGGCCCAGGCCGCCGGGCTGCCGTGCGCGGTGATCGTCGACGCCGGGGTGACCGAGTTCAAGGGCGTGCCGACCCGCACCTGCCTGGCGATCGGCCCGGCCTGGGCCGACGAGGTCGACGCCATCACCGGCGCGCTGCCGCTCCTGTGA
- a CDS encoding EF-hand domain-containing protein — translation MMDMYDADQDGALSDAERAAMRESRVVDMIGRLDANEDGRLTEDEFAQFGARGRGPALDFATVDADHDGAISAEEMSAALPARGPGDRPPGARPGRRGSDDGAPPAPPTP, via the coding sequence ATGATGGACATGTACGACGCCGATCAGGACGGCGCGCTGTCGGACGCCGAGCGCGCCGCGATGCGCGAGAGCCGGGTCGTCGACATGATCGGGCGCCTCGACGCCAACGAAGACGGGCGCCTGACCGAGGACGAGTTCGCGCAGTTCGGCGCCCGCGGCCGCGGCCCCGCGCTCGACTTCGCGACCGTCGACGCCGACCACGACGGCGCGATCAGCGCCGAGGAGATGAGCGCGGCCCTGCCGGCCCGGGGGCCTGGCGATCGCCCGCCCGGCGCCCGCCCGGGCCGCCGCGGCTCCGATGACGGCGCGCCGCCTGCCCCGCCGACGCCGTGA
- a CDS encoding TetR/AcrR family transcriptional regulator, with product MAVRDPSVAPVGDKYDAILAAALRLFVDRGFHGTAVPELARAAGVAAGTIYHYFPGKTALVNVLYRRWKEAVARTIYAAFPATATPREQFAAIWGAMATFAHDQPHAFEFLELHHHRSYLDAESLRLDTGLQDFGAGFVRAAQAAGVVKAGDPHLLMELVFGGFTRMMRAHWEGRLPTLDAATLALAEQACWDAIATHAAG from the coding sequence ATGGCAGTCCGTGACCCCTCCGTCGCGCCCGTGGGCGACAAGTACGACGCGATCCTGGCCGCGGCCCTGCGGCTGTTCGTCGATCGCGGCTTCCACGGCACCGCCGTGCCCGAGCTGGCCCGCGCCGCCGGCGTCGCCGCCGGCACGATCTATCACTACTTCCCCGGCAAGACCGCGCTGGTGAACGTGCTGTACCGCCGCTGGAAAGAGGCGGTCGCGCGCACGATCTACGCCGCGTTCCCGGCGACCGCGACGCCGCGGGAGCAGTTCGCCGCGATCTGGGGCGCGATGGCGACGTTCGCGCACGATCAGCCCCACGCGTTCGAGTTCCTCGAGCTGCACCACCACCGCTCGTACCTCGACGCCGAGAGCCTGCGCCTCGACACCGGCCTCCAGGATTTCGGCGCCGGGTTCGTGCGCGCGGCCCAGGCCGCGGGCGTGGTCAAGGCCGGCGATCCGCACCTGCTGATGGAGCTGGTGTTCGGCGGGTTCACGCGGATGATGCGCGCGCACTGGGAAGGCCGGCTGCCGACGCTCGACGCCGCGACGCTCGCGCTGGCCGAGCAGGCCTGCTGGGACGCGATCGCGACCCACGCCGCGGGCTGA